The Actinomadura sp. WMMB 499 genome includes a window with the following:
- a CDS encoding PQQ-binding-like beta-propeller repeat protein encodes MSAYAPLEESDPRSVGRYRIVGRLGQGGMGRVYLGRSPGGRAVAVKVVRDELAEDAEFRRRFVREVAAARRVTGFFTAAVVDADTGGDPPWLATEYVPGMSLRAAVAEHGAWPEPSVRALGAALAEALEGVHGAGVVHRDLKPANVLLAPDGPRLIDFGISLATEGTRLTMTGAALGTPGFMSPEQLRGAAVGPASDVFALGAVLAYAATGDGPFGAGSAHGLNYRVVHEPPDLTGVPSGLADVVARCLAKEPGARPALPDLVAELGAPEAGTLAETAWLPEPVTAELTREYTAVADAPAEPAAPTVVVAPPDEPDEPEPEPSGGGGRRPGRVRSAVLAGGGAVAVLVIAAAAVLVSGRGTGAEPAVPSEKPDPPVLRQLWSHGTDPGSRPVVADGRLYFNADGALRAVDTGTGERLWEYDRTTGNPISIGVSDGRVYFESIETSSFDGDTSRVYALDAGSGERVWEYAPGHPVFDGPIEADGTVYFTGRDFGGDDRETTVHAVDAETGGRKWTRPVAGLIGGLAPADGTLYYSATTADGRARHLHALDARTGKESRKVRLEGDVSDRAVSLTVANGVIYLLGEHGGVLSARDLAGRLLWRHDTGIESFEDVETPVVSGGVLYLGGNGHNSGGEVVAVDARTGGELWRHDTGTLTAPPIVEDGTVYAGNDEGELHLLDARTGESPGSLRLADDSDATPAVADGVVYFDGGDGRLRAAEITR; translated from the coding sequence TTGAGCGCGTACGCGCCGCTGGAGGAGAGCGACCCCCGGTCGGTCGGGCGGTACCGGATCGTCGGGCGGCTCGGCCAGGGCGGGATGGGACGGGTGTACCTGGGCCGGTCGCCGGGCGGCCGGGCGGTCGCGGTGAAGGTCGTGCGGGACGAGCTCGCGGAGGACGCGGAGTTCCGGCGCCGGTTCGTCCGGGAGGTGGCGGCGGCCCGCCGGGTGACCGGGTTCTTCACGGCCGCCGTGGTGGACGCGGACACCGGCGGCGACCCGCCGTGGCTCGCCACCGAGTACGTGCCGGGCATGTCGCTGCGGGCGGCGGTGGCCGAGCACGGCGCGTGGCCGGAGCCGTCGGTGCGGGCGCTGGGCGCGGCGCTCGCCGAGGCGCTCGAGGGCGTCCACGGCGCGGGCGTCGTGCACCGGGACCTGAAGCCGGCGAACGTGCTGCTGGCGCCGGACGGCCCGCGCCTGATCGACTTCGGGATCTCGCTGGCCACCGAGGGCACCCGGCTGACGATGACGGGTGCGGCGCTCGGGACGCCCGGGTTCATGTCGCCCGAACAGCTGCGGGGCGCGGCGGTCGGGCCCGCGAGCGACGTGTTCGCGCTCGGCGCCGTCCTCGCGTACGCGGCGACCGGCGACGGCCCGTTCGGGGCCGGTTCCGCGCACGGGCTGAACTACCGGGTGGTGCACGAGCCGCCGGACCTGACCGGCGTCCCGTCCGGCCTCGCCGACGTCGTGGCCCGCTGCCTGGCGAAGGAGCCGGGCGCCCGTCCCGCGCTGCCCGACCTGGTGGCGGAGCTGGGCGCGCCGGAGGCGGGCACGCTCGCGGAGACGGCGTGGCTGCCCGAGCCGGTGACGGCCGAACTCACCCGCGAGTACACGGCGGTCGCGGACGCGCCCGCCGAACCCGCCGCCCCGACCGTAGTGGTGGCGCCCCCGGACGAGCCGGACGAGCCGGAGCCCGAGCCGTCCGGCGGTGGTGGGCGGCGGCCCGGACGGGTCCGGAGCGCGGTACTGGCGGGCGGCGGCGCCGTCGCCGTCCTCGTGATCGCCGCCGCCGCGGTGCTCGTCTCCGGCCGGGGAACCGGCGCGGAACCCGCCGTGCCGTCCGAGAAGCCCGACCCGCCGGTGCTGCGGCAGCTGTGGTCCCACGGGACGGATCCGGGCTCGCGGCCCGTCGTCGCGGACGGGAGGCTCTACTTCAACGCCGACGGCGCCCTGCGAGCCGTGGACACCGGAACCGGCGAGCGGCTGTGGGAGTACGACCGCACGACGGGCAACCCGATCTCCATCGGGGTCAGTGACGGGCGGGTGTACTTCGAGAGCATCGAGACGTCGAGCTTCGACGGCGACACCAGCCGCGTGTACGCGCTGGACGCGGGCTCCGGCGAGCGGGTGTGGGAGTACGCGCCCGGCCATCCGGTGTTCGACGGCCCGATCGAGGCGGACGGGACCGTGTACTTCACCGGACGTGACTTCGGCGGCGACGATCGCGAGACCACCGTCCACGCGGTCGACGCGGAAACCGGCGGGCGGAAGTGGACCCGCCCGGTCGCCGGGCTGATCGGCGGTCTGGCACCCGCCGACGGCACGCTCTACTACAGCGCGACGACCGCCGACGGCCGGGCGCGCCACCTCCACGCCCTGGACGCCCGCACGGGCAAGGAGTCGCGGAAGGTGCGGCTCGAGGGCGACGTGTCCGACCGGGCGGTGTCGCTGACGGTCGCGAACGGGGTGATCTACCTGCTCGGGGAGCACGGCGGCGTGCTGTCCGCCCGGGACCTGGCCGGGCGCCTCCTGTGGCGGCACGACACCGGGATCGAGAGCTTCGAGGACGTGGAGACCCCGGTCGTGTCCGGCGGGGTCCTCTACCTCGGCGGCAACGGCCACAACAGCGGCGGCGAGGTGGTCGCCGTGGACGCCCGGACCGGCGGGGAACTCTGGCGGCACGACACCGGCACCCTGACCGCGCCGCCGATCGTCGAGGACGGCACGGTCTACGCGGGCAACGACGAGGGCGAGCTGCACCTGCTCGACGCCCGCACCGGCGAGTCACCGGGAAGCCTGCGGCTGGCGGACGACTCGGACGCCACCCCGGCCGTCGCGGACGGGGTCGTCTACTTCGACGGCGGCGACGGCCGCCTCCGCGCCGCCGAGATCACCCGCTGA